The following proteins come from a genomic window of Micromonospora zamorensis:
- a CDS encoding DUF4352 domain-containing protein — MTHPQPPAGPQDPQHPNPEPPTQPSPAAQPQSTVESTVSQTPLPPSPWSAAGSASQPPFSGTAYPTAGGGYVGAGGGHPAIGGPGHPLLAPPAAPTQGSKRTVVAVAITAAVLTLLSCAGAIVAVVFGANRAADKVTEARPTPAATRGTAQPSAKAPSSTASGDTRNMAPGDTLVIDGDGGTIEITVTKFSTATKPCAPYGLKPDEGMYVIADVTLTVTKGTASANPLFFEWVAADGTEANAIAGAFSGCGKPMPPADDLTAGTRRTGSVVFDVPDTSGVLEYQHRFETAGSWKP, encoded by the coding sequence GTGACCCACCCCCAGCCCCCCGCCGGGCCGCAGGACCCCCAGCACCCGAACCCGGAGCCACCGACGCAGCCGTCCCCCGCGGCACAGCCGCAGTCCACTGTCGAGTCGACGGTTTCGCAGACACCATTGCCGCCCAGCCCGTGGTCCGCGGCGGGGAGCGCGTCGCAGCCGCCGTTCTCGGGCACCGCGTACCCGACGGCCGGCGGTGGGTACGTCGGCGCTGGCGGAGGTCACCCGGCAATCGGCGGGCCGGGTCATCCACTCCTCGCACCGCCGGCGGCACCGACGCAGGGCTCCAAGAGGACAGTCGTGGCCGTCGCCATCACCGCGGCCGTCCTCACCCTCCTCAGCTGCGCCGGCGCCATCGTGGCGGTCGTCTTCGGCGCCAACCGGGCCGCGGACAAGGTGACCGAGGCACGTCCCACCCCCGCGGCGACCCGGGGCACGGCGCAGCCGTCGGCCAAAGCTCCCTCGTCGACGGCCAGCGGCGACACTCGCAACATGGCACCCGGAGACACCCTGGTCATCGATGGTGACGGCGGCACCATCGAGATCACCGTGACGAAGTTCAGCACCGCCACCAAGCCGTGCGCTCCCTACGGCCTCAAGCCCGACGAGGGCATGTACGTGATCGCCGACGTGACACTGACCGTCACCAAGGGCACCGCTTCGGCGAACCCGCTCTTCTTCGAGTGGGTGGCCGCCGACGGCACCGAGGCCAACGCGATCGCCGGGGCCTTCTCCGGATGCGGCAAACCGATGCCCCCCGCCGACGACCTGACCGCCGGCACCAGGCGCACCGGCAGCGTGGTGTTCGACGTACCCGACACGTCCGGGGTGCTGGAGTACCAGCACAGGTTCGAGACCGCCGGCTCCTGGAAGCCGTGA
- a CDS encoding peptidase codes for MRTALNRSLAALLAAGGAALLPASAVAAPSPSPGATPVNRAGTSFLSATPIAAGQPVRVDASIGDHLYWAFPAKAGQVHEITATVTFPKGRSGASTWTVDVFDGLRRRQACTAGAQTPTVDAKASSVALGCTLREVRPWAEPWSADPLPGTYVIRLSVIDLPEPDLGAPIDVDLLVGTVADRGASADDGELAAPLVPNTKAGTVLNAVPVADPEAGDDGDSPADWLPNLGSRWVWTAIGGVLAAVAGVVGFAVTRRPRRR; via the coding sequence ATGCGTACCGCCCTGAACCGATCGCTGGCGGCGCTGCTCGCCGCCGGCGGGGCCGCGCTGCTCCCCGCCTCGGCCGTCGCCGCCCCGAGCCCCTCCCCGGGCGCCACGCCGGTGAACCGGGCCGGCACGTCGTTCCTCAGCGCCACCCCGATCGCCGCGGGGCAACCGGTACGGGTGGACGCGTCGATCGGCGACCACCTCTACTGGGCGTTCCCGGCGAAAGCCGGCCAGGTGCACGAGATCACCGCCACCGTCACCTTCCCGAAGGGGCGCAGCGGCGCCTCCACCTGGACGGTCGACGTGTTCGACGGGCTGCGCCGGCGGCAGGCGTGCACCGCCGGGGCACAGACCCCGACCGTGGACGCGAAGGCGTCGAGCGTGGCGCTGGGCTGCACGTTGCGCGAGGTACGACCGTGGGCGGAGCCCTGGTCAGCCGATCCACTGCCCGGCACGTACGTCATCAGGCTCTCCGTGATCGATCTGCCCGAGCCGGATCTGGGCGCACCGATCGACGTGGACCTGCTGGTCGGCACGGTCGCCGACCGGGGCGCCTCGGCCGACGACGGTGAGTTGGCAGCGCCGCTGGTGCCGAACACCAAGGCGGGCACGGTGCTCAACGCCGTACCCGTGGCGGACCCGGAAGCTGGCGACGACGGTGACTCGCCGGCGGACTGGTTGCCGAATCTCGGCTCGCGGTGGGTCTGGACCGCCATCGGCGGCGTGCTCGCCGCGGTGGCCGGCGTCGTCGGCTTCGCGGTGACCAGGCGGCCCCGGCGTCGCTGA
- a CDS encoding dolichyl-phosphate-mannose--protein mannosyltransferase has protein sequence MVEVTGEPSPNQEPAAPSAGGGGASAALRRRFATVDSQVDRFSWLATAVVVTIAAILRFVGLSSPKGKIFDETYYAKDGYGLISRGVEWNYKDNVPSYVVHPPLGKWLIGLGEWAFGYQDADSKVSVPGHLMTTAPEFGWRFSAAVIGTLSVLLLVRIGRRMFRSTVLGCAAGLLLALDGFHLVLSRAALLDIFLLFFVLAAFGALVLDRDARRRRWARALDDGLDPSQPGRAGRPPTGWRTWPWWRLAAGVLIGCACAVKWSALYFVPVFALLVILWEVGVRRSAGVRRPWRDTVLDELPWLVLAGVLMLATYVATWSGWLLTDDGYYRLASAYPSAPLSDRPVIGPLINLFEYHRAAYGFHAQLDDAHKYQSWPWQWLLLGRPVAFHWSGDGACGAPTCASEILLLGTPLLWWSFLPALAALAWLGLARRDWRAGAILLTVAAGLLPWFWFALDGRTMFSFYAAPALPFLVLAVVYVLGALIAPAGGDVGEVAPLVPGDPSYERRLVGSIAAGAYVLLVGLCFAYFYPIFVGKVIPYSDWLSRMWLDGRWI, from the coding sequence ATGGTCGAGGTGACGGGCGAGCCCAGCCCCAACCAGGAGCCGGCGGCACCGAGTGCCGGTGGCGGTGGCGCGTCCGCCGCGCTCCGGCGAAGGTTCGCCACCGTCGACAGCCAGGTGGACCGGTTCTCCTGGCTGGCCACGGCGGTGGTGGTGACCATCGCGGCGATCCTGCGCTTCGTCGGGCTGTCCAGCCCGAAGGGCAAGATCTTCGACGAGACCTACTACGCCAAGGACGGCTACGGGCTGATCTCCCGCGGCGTCGAGTGGAACTACAAGGACAACGTCCCGTCGTACGTCGTGCACCCGCCGCTGGGCAAGTGGCTGATCGGCCTCGGCGAGTGGGCCTTCGGCTACCAGGACGCGGATTCGAAGGTCTCCGTCCCCGGGCACCTGATGACCACCGCGCCGGAGTTCGGCTGGCGGTTCTCGGCGGCCGTGATCGGCACCCTGTCGGTGTTGCTGCTGGTCCGCATCGGTCGGCGGATGTTCCGCTCGACGGTGCTCGGCTGCGCAGCCGGCCTGCTGCTCGCCCTGGACGGCTTCCACCTGGTGCTGTCCCGCGCTGCGCTGCTCGACATCTTCCTGCTCTTCTTCGTGCTGGCCGCGTTCGGCGCGTTGGTGCTCGATCGGGATGCCCGCCGCAGGCGCTGGGCGCGGGCCCTGGACGACGGGCTCGACCCGAGCCAACCGGGCCGTGCCGGCCGGCCGCCGACCGGTTGGCGCACCTGGCCGTGGTGGCGGCTGGCAGCCGGGGTGTTGATCGGCTGCGCCTGCGCGGTCAAGTGGAGCGCTCTGTATTTCGTACCGGTCTTCGCGCTGCTGGTGATCCTCTGGGAGGTCGGCGTCCGCCGCTCGGCGGGGGTCCGCCGGCCCTGGCGGGACACAGTGCTCGACGAGCTGCCCTGGCTGGTCCTCGCCGGTGTGCTCATGCTGGCCACCTATGTCGCCACCTGGTCGGGCTGGCTGCTCACCGACGACGGCTACTACCGGCTCGCGTCGGCCTACCCGAGCGCCCCGCTCAGCGACCGCCCGGTGATCGGGCCCCTGATCAACCTCTTCGAATACCACCGGGCGGCGTACGGCTTCCACGCCCAGCTCGACGACGCGCACAAATACCAGTCGTGGCCGTGGCAGTGGCTGCTGCTCGGCCGGCCGGTGGCGTTCCACTGGTCCGGTGACGGCGCCTGCGGCGCACCGACCTGCGCCTCCGAGATCCTGCTGCTCGGCACCCCACTGCTCTGGTGGTCGTTCCTGCCCGCCCTGGCGGCGCTGGCCTGGCTGGGTCTGGCCCGCCGCGACTGGCGGGCCGGCGCGATCCTGCTGACCGTGGCGGCCGGGCTGCTGCCCTGGTTCTGGTTCGCTCTCGACGGCCGCACGATGTTCTCGTTCTACGCCGCGCCAGCGCTGCCGTTCCTGGTGCTTGCCGTGGTGTACGTGCTCGGCGCGCTGATCGCGCCCGCCGGGGGTGACGTGGGTGAGGTGGCACCGCTGGTGCCCGGCGACCCGAGCTACGAACGTCGACTGGTGGGCAGCATCGCGGCCGGGGCGTACGTGCTGCTGGTGGGGCTCTGCTTCGCGTACTTCTATCCGATCTTCGTCGGCAAGGTGATTCCGTACTCGGACTGGCTGTCCCGGATGTGGCTCGACGGTCGGTGGATATAA
- a CDS encoding VWA domain-containing protein, with amino-acid sequence MINFRRSTAVLLGLLATTALAGPAPAQADEEPVPEPPRVELVLDVSGSMRAADIDGRSRISVAQQAFNEVVDALPAETQLGIRVLGATYRGKDKKVGCQDTQQIVPVGPVDRSAAKAAVATLRPTGFTPVGLALRSAAEDLGRGATTRRIVLITDGEDTCAPPDPCEVARELAAQGTSLVVDTLGLAPDEKVRKQLLCIASATGGTYTAAQSAEELTGRIKQLVERAGDTNTRAPTVVGGTNVCDSAPLLAPGVYADREAFSEHRYYRVPVRPGQELRASVSMALDRGVNRDYGVLLRATAADGRELVRGADAGSGRADVLSAGLRWSASADDENAAKAEESSAPVVEPTTVCLVVSNSFAPRPGTAATPGMPVELTIDVVAAAPAPDGPDLGRGWVLLALLTVAGLLTGLIAGLLTRWWVATWREN; translated from the coding sequence GTGATCAACTTCAGACGATCGACGGCGGTCCTTCTCGGGCTGCTGGCGACCACCGCACTGGCCGGGCCCGCCCCGGCGCAGGCCGACGAGGAGCCGGTGCCCGAGCCACCCCGGGTCGAGCTGGTGCTCGACGTCAGTGGCTCGATGCGCGCCGCCGACATCGACGGGCGCAGCCGGATCTCCGTTGCCCAGCAGGCCTTCAACGAGGTCGTCGACGCGCTGCCGGCGGAGACCCAGCTCGGCATCCGGGTGCTCGGCGCGACCTACCGCGGCAAGGACAAGAAGGTCGGCTGCCAGGACACTCAGCAGATCGTGCCGGTCGGCCCGGTGGACCGGTCCGCGGCCAAAGCTGCCGTGGCGACGCTGCGGCCGACCGGATTCACACCGGTCGGCCTCGCACTGCGCTCCGCCGCGGAGGACCTGGGCCGAGGGGCCACCACCCGACGGATCGTGCTGATCACCGACGGCGAGGACACCTGCGCCCCGCCGGACCCGTGCGAGGTGGCCCGGGAGCTGGCCGCCCAGGGCACCAGCCTGGTCGTCGACACCCTCGGTCTGGCCCCCGACGAGAAGGTCCGAAAGCAGCTGCTCTGCATCGCCAGCGCGACCGGCGGCACCTACACCGCCGCACAGAGCGCCGAGGAGCTGACCGGACGGATCAAACAGCTCGTCGAGCGGGCCGGCGACACGAACACCCGCGCCCCGACGGTGGTCGGCGGCACGAACGTCTGCGACTCGGCGCCGCTGCTCGCCCCCGGCGTCTACGCCGACCGGGAGGCCTTCTCCGAGCACCGCTACTACCGGGTGCCGGTACGCCCCGGGCAGGAGCTGCGCGCGTCGGTGAGCATGGCGCTGGACCGAGGAGTGAACCGGGACTACGGGGTCCTGCTGAGGGCCACCGCAGCGGACGGCCGGGAACTGGTTCGCGGCGCTGACGCCGGCAGCGGACGGGCCGATGTGCTCTCCGCCGGGCTGCGCTGGTCGGCCAGCGCCGACGACGAGAATGCCGCGAAGGCCGAGGAGAGTTCCGCGCCGGTCGTCGAACCCACCACCGTCTGCCTGGTGGTGAGCAACTCGTTCGCCCCGCGCCCCGGCACCGCGGCCACCCCGGGCATGCCCGTGGAGTTGACCATCGACGTGGTCGCCGCCGCACCGGCACCGGACGGCCCGGACCTCGGTCGAGGCTGGGTGCTGCTCGCCCTGCTCACCGTCGCCGGGCTGCTCACCGGCCTGATCGCCGGGCTGCTCACCCGCTGGTGGGTCGCCACCTGGAGGGAGAACTGA
- the rsmI gene encoding 16S rRNA (cytidine(1402)-2'-O)-methyltransferase: MGEKSEAGRLILLGAPLGNPADASARLREVLSTADVVAAEDTRRLTRLARDLDITVGGRIVSYFEGNEERRTPELVEVILSGYVVALVTDGGMPSVSDPGYRLVRAALDVGAPVTVAPGPSAVTTALAVSGLPCDRFCFEGFLPRTPGARRTRLRALAAEERTLVFFEAPHRIGAALTDLADTFGADRPAALCRELTKTYEEVLRRPLGELARWAAEGDPRGEITLVVAGAPVIAPERPDDDTLRAAVAEREAAGRSRRDAITDVATEYALRRRDVYTIVHS; encoded by the coding sequence GTGGGTGAAAAGTCCGAAGCTGGGCGCCTGATCCTGCTCGGTGCCCCGCTCGGCAACCCCGCCGACGCCTCGGCCCGGCTCCGGGAGGTGCTGAGCACCGCCGACGTGGTCGCGGCCGAGGACACTCGCCGGCTGACCCGGCTGGCCCGCGACCTCGACATCACAGTCGGCGGCCGGATCGTCTCCTACTTCGAGGGCAACGAGGAGCGGCGAACCCCCGAGCTGGTCGAGGTCATCCTGAGCGGATACGTGGTGGCACTGGTCACCGACGGGGGGATGCCGAGCGTCTCCGACCCCGGCTACCGGCTGGTCCGGGCCGCACTGGACGTCGGGGCGCCGGTCACCGTCGCCCCCGGGCCCAGCGCGGTCACCACCGCGCTGGCGGTCTCCGGGTTGCCCTGTGACCGGTTCTGCTTCGAGGGCTTCCTGCCCCGCACCCCCGGCGCCCGGCGAACCCGCCTGCGCGCGCTCGCCGCCGAGGAACGGACGCTGGTCTTCTTCGAGGCCCCGCACCGGATCGGTGCGGCTCTCACCGACCTCGCCGACACGTTCGGCGCGGACCGGCCAGCCGCACTCTGCCGGGAGCTCACCAAGACCTACGAGGAGGTGCTCCGCCGTCCCCTCGGCGAGCTGGCCCGGTGGGCCGCCGAGGGAGACCCGCGCGGCGAGATCACTCTGGTGGTGGCTGGTGCGCCGGTGATCGCCCCGGAACGCCCCGACGACGACACCCTGCGCGCGGCCGTCGCCGAGCGGGAGGCCGCCGGCCGGTCCCGCCGGGACGCCATCACCGACGTCGCCACCGAGTACGCGCTGCGCCGGCGCGACGTCTACACCATCGTGCACAGCTGA
- a CDS encoding 4'-phosphopantetheinyl transferase family protein, with the protein MRDLLPSTVAVAVAGPDDWVGELLPAEQACLSERAVQTRRRDFAAGRACARRAMTGLGLPPTAVPAAPDRAPVWPAGVVGTITHTTGYCAAATALTTDVRSVGMDAEQHHEVDPGVRRMVLLPEEEALCARLPGGISWPVVLFSAKETVYKVWYPVVGTWLGFRDAQLDVDPDAGTFTARIAPARVDAAAVEAPPTTIAGRFVVAGGLVRTAAVLPLG; encoded by the coding sequence ATGCGTGACCTGCTGCCGTCGACAGTCGCCGTGGCCGTGGCCGGGCCGGACGACTGGGTCGGCGAACTGCTCCCCGCCGAGCAGGCGTGCCTGAGCGAGCGGGCCGTGCAGACCCGTCGGCGGGACTTCGCCGCTGGGAGGGCCTGCGCCCGTCGGGCCATGACCGGTCTCGGCCTGCCACCGACAGCCGTGCCGGCCGCCCCCGACCGCGCGCCCGTCTGGCCGGCCGGGGTGGTCGGCACCATCACCCACACCACCGGCTACTGCGCCGCCGCGACGGCGCTCACCACCGATGTCCGATCCGTCGGAATGGACGCCGAGCAGCACCACGAGGTCGATCCGGGAGTACGCAGAATGGTGCTGCTGCCCGAGGAGGAGGCCCTCTGCGCACGGCTGCCCGGCGGCATCTCCTGGCCGGTCGTCCTGTTCAGCGCCAAGGAGACCGTCTACAAGGTGTGGTACCCGGTGGTCGGGACGTGGCTCGGCTTCCGTGACGCCCAGCTCGACGTCGACCCGGACGCCGGCACGTTCACGGCCCGCATCGCACCGGCCCGGGTGGACGCTGCGGCGGTCGAGGCTCCGCCGACAACCATCGCCGGCCGGTTCGTGGTCGCCGGCGGGCTGGTCCGCACCGCCGCAGTGCTCCCGCTGGGCTGA